A genome region from Carcharodon carcharias isolate sCarCar2 chromosome 17, sCarCar2.pri, whole genome shotgun sequence includes the following:
- the LOC121289567 gene encoding AT-rich interactive domain-containing protein 5B-like, with protein MQCELKELPTVLVEDNGMDGEILEVNNLEPCDMSQQNFLVDLYKFMKERGTPIERIPHLGFKQVNLLTLYKAVEKLGGYEAVTTSRLWKNIYDELGGNPGSTSAATCTRRHYERLVLPYERHIKGEEDKPLPAFKPRKQYNVIKNKEGKGSSTDQKERSKRKRLKDSMQLSSETNGMFPQVVSEDIGTDKNEQVPVDKESPNPKNTTTGSEDSKDQSLNELTHQNGCGNKSAMQDVSRASERPTRSGISKELWDTNGPSPEAVSMAMMGNKVVGHNGHCITTDVAMGLSEELTGAHTAICEDDWNVSHQPRASSASKDDLPAQLPPEADKSHLSILRSKRDQEIMSPLAKKKFLAQGNDATSLSFNSVGIASTPARVKSRQGSEVQHSPPVCGSPPEVSIHRPSVIHHVQPPRQGHLDYRSEWPFNNHLAKYQLHSLDRISSIDGQKAQEERDPKGRAVEHSQSPQCLSNFCCSPYMHGLVKPFFHYPSKGSPFGCCANQRNFRELSSTAVPALTTDAHKMARHYGRAHISSDQPTDLSLPRASAANTPQTQVSWVTETKNSSSALRKSLFTGQASSSSEGHPKACWVPPISVTLPRRVPAKRAKSAGPPTNAKSGPPNCQLAQPTQRSQKELDTAYGKKLRIVSPLLIAKDLDAKDSQGVVDGKALGSDQKNPLPEVPTWLPTALTPQDPAFYEGVRTCFPASYGHHLSHMKSPTLYSPYIPSFTVNSFMIPTIQGQVLSSAGHPLDLYKHLAAGTSYENLYRHRLYTSPHLTPFHAGHKL; from the exons ATGCAATGCGAATTGAAAGAACTACCCACTGTACTGGTAGAGGACAATGGAATGGATGGAGAGATCCTTGAGGTGAACAATCTGGAACCCTGCGACATGAGCCAGCAGAACTTTCTCGTCGATCTGTACAAGTTTATGAAGGAGAGGGGCACTCCCATCGAGAGAATCCCGCACTTGGGGTTTAAGCAAG ttaaCCTGCTGACACTGTACAAGGCAGTTGAGAAGCTGGGTGGTTACGAAGCA GTTACAACCAGCCGCCTCTGGAAGAACATCTATGATGAGCTGGGTGGAAACCCTGGGAGTACCAGTGCTGCTACGTGTACCCGTCGCCACTATGAGAG aCTGGTTTTACCGTATGAACGTCACATCAAAGGAGAGGAGGACAAGCCATTGCCAGCCTTCAAGCCTCGGAAGCAGTACAATGTCATTAAGAACAAGGAGGGGAAAGGATCCAGTACTGATCAGAAGGAAAGAAGCAAACGGAAACGACTGAAAGACAGCATGCAACTGAGCAGTGAGACTAACGGG ATGTTTCCTCAAGTGGTTTCTGAAGATATAGGAACGGATAAGAACGAACAAGTACCTGTGGACAAGGAGTCCCCAAACCCAAAGAACACTACAACTGGGAGCGAAGACTCCAAAGACCAGTCACTAAATGAACTCACACACCAGAATGGCTGTGGGAACAAGTCTGCAATGCAAGATGTATCGAGAGCCAGCGAGAGGCCCACACGGAGTGGGATATCTAAAGAGCTCTGGGACACAAATGGCCCCTCACCAGAAGCGGTCTCCATGGCAATGATGGGCAACAAGGTCGTGGGTCATAATGGACACTGCATCACTACTGATGTGGCCATGGGCCTGTCGGAGGAGTTGACTGGGGCACACACTGCCATTTGTGAAGATGACTGGAATGTTTCTCACCAACCACGAGCATCATCAGCCAGTAAGGATGACCTTCCAGCACAGTTGCCGCCTGAAGCAGACAAAAGTCACCTGTCCATCCTTCGCTCCAAAAGAGACCAAGAAATAATGTCTCCTTTGGCCAAGAAGAAATTCCTTGCTCAAGGCAATGATGCAACTTCCCTCAGCTTTAACAGTGTGGGCATTGCATCAACCCCTGCCAGGGTCAAGTCAAGACAGGGCAGTGAGGTCCAGCACTCGCCTCCTGTCTGTGGCTCCCCTCCAGAGGTGAGCATTCACAGACCGTCTGTGATTCATCATGTTCAACCCCCGAGACAAGGCCACCTGGATTACCGCTCGGAGTGGCCCTTCAACAATCATCTGGCCAAATACCAGCTTCACTCCTTGGACCGGATCTCCTCAATTGATGGCCAAAAGGCACAGGAAGAAAGGGATCCAAAAGGAAGGGCAGTTGAGCATTCACAGTCCCCACAGTGCCTTAGCAATTTTTGTTGCAGCCCGTACATGCACGGGCTAGTGAAACCCTTTTTCCATTACCCCAGCAAAGGGAGTCCTTTTGGTTGCTGCGCTAATCAGAGAAACTTCAGAGAGTTGAGCAGCACTGCAGTCCCAGCTCTGACAACTGACGCACACAAGATGGCGAGGCACTACGGGAGGGCGCACATTTCAAGCGATCAACCAACGGACCTCAGCCTCCCCCGAGCCAGTGCAGCCAACACACCCCAGACCCAGgtgtcctgggtcacagagaCCAAGAACAGCTCCTCGGCACTAAGGAAGAGCTTGTTTACTGGCCAGGCCTCCTCTTCCTCTGAAGGCCATCCCAAAGCCTGCTGGGTTCCACCCATTAGTGTCACCCTCCCCCGGAGGGTTCCAGCCAAGCGGGCGAAGAGTGCCGGGCCGCCAACCAACGCCAAGAGCGGGCCCCCCAACTGCCAACTTGCCCAGCCTACACAGAGAAGCCAAAAAGAGCTGGACACGGCTTATGGGAAAAAGCTTCGCATTGTCTCCCCTCTACTCATTGCTAAGGATCTGGATGCTAAGGACAGCCAGGGGGTTGTTGATGGTAAGGCACTGGGTAGTGACCAAAAGAACCCACTACCTGAAGTTCCTACCTGGCTGCCAACAGCACTGACACCTCAGGATCCTGCCTTCTATGAGGGAGTGAGGACATGTTTCCCAGCCAGCTATGGCCATCACTTGAGCCACATGAAGAGCCCGACCCTCTACTCACCATACATCCCCTCATTCACTGTAAATTCTTTCATGATCCCAACCATTCAAGGACAGGTGCTGAGCTCCGCCGGGCATCCTCTAGATCTGTACAAGCACTTGGCTGCAGGCACATCCTACGAAAACCTCTATCGTCACAGACTGTACACGTCTCCACACTTGACCCCTTTCCATGCAGGCCACAAACTATAG